Proteins from a genomic interval of Lolium perenne isolate Kyuss_39 chromosome 1, Kyuss_2.0, whole genome shotgun sequence:
- the LOC127293628 gene encoding wall-associated receptor kinase-like 20 — MASTPFVGGRLLFFLFQVAISIVMLLPLGGHARLCTPCGSTSVPYPLSTADGCGDPAYKVRCVANTSTLFFDALNGTSYPIAFISPAAQRLVVSPAPLVSKDSCVSVGAPGGGGVQLDPSLPFNVSSSNTIMLLNCTAALLQSPLNCSSSSLCHVYANATGSPCSPLPLCCTFVAGGSSTSHRIRVSPQLCSAYSSFVGLDPAAAPATWGDRLGLELQWATPREPLCRTQADCEDGGNATCSADPLGAGAGASALKRCFCIPGLVWNPLAGVCLQNLSDCQRAGDCKGSNHAPLIAGIVCGLGGALLVTAAGLFLYRRQRRIRVARETLAKERQEILNASNLSGRTAKNFSSRELNRATASFSRVNLLGVGGYGEVYKGVLADGTLVAVKCAKLGNTKSTDQILNEVRVLSQVNHRSLVRLLGCCVDLEQPLMVYEYIPNGTLADHLYGGMSQPPLPWRRRLAIARQTAEGISYLHFSASPPIYHRDIKSSNILLDQQLDGKVSDFGLSRLAEPGLSHVSTCAQGTLGYLDPEYYRNYQLTDKSDVYSFGVVLLELLTSKRAIDFARGEDDVNLAVHVQRAADEERLLDVTDPAMKNCATQLELDTMKALGFLALGCLEERRQSRPSMKEVVDEIEYIINIEAGAAVVDDL, encoded by the exons ATGGCGAGCACACCGTTTGTGGGTGGTCGTCTCCTCTTCTTCCTTTTCCAGGTTGCCATCTCCATTGTCATGCTGCTGCCGCTGGGCGGCCATGCCCGGCTTTGCACCCCGTGCGGCTCGACATCGGTGCCGTACCCGCTCAGCACGGCGGACGGGTGCGGCGACCCGGCGTACAAGGTCCGGTGCGTGGCCAACACATCCACGCTCTTCTTCGACGCGCTCAACGGCACTTCCTACCCGATCGCCTTCATCTCCCCGGCGGCGCAGCGGCTCGTGGTCTCCCCGGCGCCGCTGGTGTCCAAGGACAGCTGCGTGTCGGTGGGAGcgccgggcggcggcggcgtgcagCTCGACCCGTCGCTGCCGTTCAACGTGAGCTCGTCGAACACCATCATGCTGCTGAACTGCACGGCCGCGCTGCTGCAGTCGCCGCTCAACTGCTCGTCCAGCTCGCTCTGCCACGTCTACGCCAACGCCACGGGCTCGCCCTGCTCGCCGCTGCCGCTCTGCTGCACCTTCGTGGCGGGCGGCTCGTCGACGTCGCACAGGATCCGCGTGTCGCCGCAGCTCTGCAGCGCGTACAGCAGCTTCGTGGGGCTCGACCCCGCGGCGGCGCCGGCCACGTGGGGTGACCGCCTCGGCCTGGAGCTGCAGTGGGCGACGCCGAGGGAGCCGCTCTGCCGAACGCAGGCCGATTGCGAGGACGGGGGCAACGCCACTTGCTCTGCCGACCCGCTCGGTGCCGGCGCCGGCGCTAGTGCGCTGAAGCGCTGCTTCTGCATACCCGGGCTCGTTTGGAACCCCCTCGCCGGCGTGTGCCTGCAGA ATCTTTCTGATTGCCAGCGCGCCGGAGACTGTAAGGGGTCCAATCATGCGCCTCTCATCGCAG GGATAGTGTGCGGCTTGGGCGGTGCCCTGCTAGTAACTGCGGCAGGGCTTTTTCTGTATCGGCGGCAGCGGCGCATCCGAGTAGCCCGGGAGACACTGGCCAAGGAGCGCCAGGAGATCCTGAACGCCAGCAATTTGAGCGGCCGCACGGCCAAGAACTTCTCCAGCCGAGAGCTGAACCGTGCCACGGCCAGCTTCTCCCGGGTCAACCTCCTCGGCGTCGGCGGCTACGGCGAAGTCTACAAGGGCGTGCTCGCGGACGGCACCCTGGTGGCCGTCAAGTGCGCCAAGCTCGGCAACACCAAGTCCACGGACCAGATCCTGAACGAGGTGCGCGTGCTGTCGCAGGTCAACCACCGCAGCCTCGTTCGCCTCCTGGGCTGCTGCGTCGACCTCGAGCAGCCGCTCATGGTCTACGAGTACATCCCCAACGGCACGCTCGCAGACCACCTGTACGGCGGCATGAGCCAGCCGCCGCTCCCGTGGCGGCGGCGCCTGGCCATCGCTCGCCAGACGGCGGAGGGCATCTCCTACCTgcacttctccgcctcgccgcccATCTACCACCGGGACATCAAGTCGAGCAACATCCTCCTCGACCAACAGCTCGACGGCAAGGTCTCCGACTTTGGGCTTTCCCGGCTGGCGGAGCCGGGGCTGAGCCACGTCTCGACCTGCGCTCAAGGGACTCTGGGGTACCTTGACCCGGAGTATTACCGGAACTACCAGCTCACCGACAAGAGCGATGTGTACAGCTTCGGCGTGGTGCTGCTGGAGCTGCTCACGTCCAAGCGCGCCATCGACTTTGCCCGTGGCGAGGACGATGTCAACCTCGCCGTGCATgtgcagcgggcagcggatgaggAGCGACTCTTGGATGTGACGGACCCGGCGATGAAGAATTGTGCCACGCAGCTGGAGCTCGACACGATGAAGGCGCTTGGGTTCCTGGCGCTCGGTTGCCTCGAGGAGCGGCGGCAGAGCCGGCCGTCCATGAAAGAGGTCGTCGATGAGATCGAGTACATCATCAACATTGAGGCTGGGGCCGCCGTTGTCGATGATCTATGA